Proteins encoded together in one Maridesulfovibrio bastinii DSM 16055 window:
- a CDS encoding HD-GYP domain-containing protein, translating to MSTSNCPDDSVQEQFYPVSTSIFRVLPKSRPPFSFYLYDRSLGNFKPVSEPGKVIISAEKERILKACESGLIYLHSKDLKACEPYLSSHLRIVLEDLSEFLSVVDLAPIILASMRALIAPLFRESVKLNFERFNEVVPPLVRILYDSPEILIHISGMLDRDHSLTNKSLATGFTGLGLCLLGRDTKTELQTLEHCAYALFLCDIGLCRLPDFVLGKEFSLTIDEQKRIKHHPVLSLEILSWTKEIPKPALVGILEHHERLDGSGYPRGIQGECISWIGRLCGVVDSFVAMVMNRPGKAPVSEVEALKTLYKESSMYDPNIVYSLEKVVLRD from the coding sequence ATGAGCACATCCAATTGCCCAGACGATTCAGTGCAGGAGCAATTCTATCCTGTAAGCACTTCTATTTTCAGAGTTCTGCCCAAAAGCAGACCTCCCTTTTCTTTTTATCTTTACGACCGCTCACTCGGGAACTTCAAGCCCGTATCAGAACCCGGAAAAGTAATTATTTCAGCTGAAAAGGAGAGGATTCTCAAGGCTTGCGAATCAGGTCTTATCTACCTGCATTCAAAGGATCTTAAAGCCTGTGAACCATATCTGAGCTCACATCTGCGCATAGTTCTGGAAGATTTATCTGAATTTTTATCAGTGGTTGATCTCGCCCCGATTATATTGGCAAGTATGAGAGCCCTTATCGCTCCACTGTTCCGGGAGTCCGTAAAACTAAATTTCGAAAGATTTAATGAAGTTGTCCCCCCTCTTGTACGTATCCTTTATGATTCTCCGGAGATACTTATCCACATTTCAGGCATGCTGGACCGGGATCACTCCCTGACCAACAAATCACTTGCGACAGGATTTACAGGACTGGGACTATGCCTGCTGGGACGCGATACCAAAACAGAACTTCAAACACTTGAACACTGCGCCTATGCATTGTTTCTTTGCGATATAGGTCTGTGCAGGCTACCGGATTTCGTACTCGGAAAAGAATTTTCCCTGACCATTGATGAACAAAAAAGAATCAAGCACCACCCGGTCCTCTCACTGGAAATACTCAGCTGGACCAAGGAAATACCCAAACCTGCGCTTGTGGGCATTCTCGAACACCATGAAAGACTTGACGGTTCCGGGTACCCGAGAGGGATACAGGGAGAATGCATTTCATGGATCGGAAGATTATGCGGTGTTGTCGATTCGTTTGTAGCAATGGTTATGAACCGCCCCGGCAAAGCTCCTGTAAGTGAAGTTGAAGCACTCAAAACACTTTACAAGGAATCGTCCATGTACGATCCCAACATAGTTTATTCCCTTGAGAAAGTAGTACTCCGTGATTGA
- a CDS encoding phosphotransacetylase family protein: MVGLYIGSTTGYSGKNLLAMAMGLKFRKEGYKVGYMKPVGAVPHMSDNLPGDADATFIQGVLGLDQNPQKVTPVLVTRDFTIKAFSEDTGDLMPDIAEAYAELSEDKDIMIIGGSGSYLSSGTYCGVSGPAVCRTLGAKTILVDRYNNNELRYDYVLRTKADLGDDLLGVVFNDVPEHYMDELKEVIVPFLERRGVKVLGVIPRDPLMGAIKVSDLAERLFGKIISAHAKVDRVVENFLIGTMQVENFMTHFRRHKNSAVIVGGDRADVQLVALEGNCPCLILTGNLYPNDIILTRSEVLEIPVIVVRDDTFTVAKKMEAIQDSYKLRDMIKINHGAELVNAELDYEYINEKLGL; the protein is encoded by the coding sequence ATGGTTGGTTTGTATATAGGCTCCACAACCGGGTATTCCGGAAAGAACCTTCTTGCCATGGCCATGGGACTCAAGTTCCGTAAAGAAGGTTATAAAGTCGGTTACATGAAACCGGTCGGCGCTGTTCCACATATGAGCGACAACCTTCCGGGTGATGCTGATGCCACATTTATACAGGGTGTTCTGGGGCTTGATCAGAATCCCCAGAAAGTTACACCGGTTCTGGTGACCAGAGATTTTACAATTAAAGCTTTCTCCGAAGATACCGGGGACCTTATGCCCGATATCGCGGAAGCTTATGCCGAGCTCAGTGAAGATAAAGACATCATGATCATTGGTGGATCAGGAAGTTATTTAAGCTCGGGAACATATTGCGGAGTTAGCGGTCCTGCCGTGTGCCGTACGCTGGGCGCCAAAACTATTCTGGTCGATAGATATAACAATAATGAACTCAGATATGATTATGTTCTGCGGACCAAAGCTGATCTTGGTGATGATCTGCTTGGAGTCGTCTTTAATGATGTCCCTGAACATTACATGGATGAGCTGAAAGAAGTAATAGTTCCATTTCTTGAGCGGCGCGGAGTAAAAGTACTCGGGGTCATCCCCCGTGATCCTCTTATGGGGGCCATCAAGGTCAGTGACCTTGCTGAAAGACTGTTCGGAAAAATTATTTCCGCTCATGCCAAGGTCGATCGGGTTGTTGAAAATTTCCTTATTGGTACAATGCAGGTTGAGAACTTTATGACCCATTTCAGGCGTCATAAAAATTCAGCCGTAATAGTTGGCGGCGACCGTGCCGATGTCCAGCTTGTAGCCCTTGAGGGTAATTGCCCCTGCCTTATTTTAACCGGTAATCTCTATCCGAATGATATTATTCTTACCAGATCTGAAGTTCTTGAAATTCCTGTAATAGTTGTTCGAGATGATACCTTTACCGTGGCAAAAAAAATGGAAGCGATACAGGACAGCTACAAGCTTAGGGACATGATTAAAATAAATCATGGTGCAGAACTTGTTAATGCAGAACTGGACTATGAATATATAAACGAAAAGCTGGGATTGTAA
- a CDS encoding acetate--CoA ligase family protein, whose amino-acid sequence MDKLFNPSSIAVVGASAKAGKIGNTIVRTMIDAGFKGEIYPVNLNGGTVCDLQAYKSVSSIEPAPEMAVIVVPAAGVVSCLAEIAECGIKAVVVISAGFKETGHEGWLMEQEIVRIAQEYEISLLGPNSLGFINAGSGLNVSFASNMPPAGNIAFFSQSGALCATVMDWALSSGRGFSKFISLGNKSVLDEAAVLEYLGSDPDTRVILGYIENVESGRRFMEQARKVAMKKPIIMLKSGITPAGARAASAHTGAVSGSDRAYDAAFRQSGVVRGGRLEELFSLAKAFSMQTAPKGSNLAIVTNAGGPGILAADACGESCLRMARLSFDTIGELQRILPGYASLYNPVDILRDADAERYGIVSSLVVNDPMVHAVLIVISPAGCLDPAETARAVVKAVSEAGKPVFCCLMGRGGTAEARSVLVNAGIPVYDFPKPAVRAMESLHRYSLWKSGSVRVCEEPERDIESAAEVISKAVRTGHSEIVEFQARELLKAYGLSTPESGLARCGDDAVAIASEIGYPVVLKIASPDIPHKSDVAGVVVNLNTPDEIRKAFWDITARAQRLMPDAYIAGCLVQQMAPFDSREVVISFKRDEQFGPLVMFGLGGVYVDILKDVSFRLAPLTREDASAMIREIKSYMLLKGVRGGSPVNFDAIIDVLLKISSLAMDFPDVCEAEFNPVLVCRDSALVADIRITVRMGGYPEYKVESV is encoded by the coding sequence TTGGACAAGTTATTCAATCCTTCATCCATAGCCGTGGTCGGAGCTTCGGCAAAGGCCGGAAAAATCGGCAATACAATCGTCCGCACTATGATCGATGCGGGCTTCAAGGGTGAAATTTATCCTGTAAATCTGAACGGTGGCACAGTCTGTGATCTTCAAGCTTACAAATCAGTTTCCAGCATAGAACCTGCTCCTGAAATGGCTGTGATAGTCGTTCCGGCTGCCGGGGTTGTCTCCTGCCTTGCTGAAATTGCCGAGTGCGGTATAAAAGCGGTTGTAGTCATCAGTGCAGGTTTCAAGGAAACAGGGCATGAAGGCTGGCTCATGGAGCAGGAAATAGTCCGCATAGCCCAGGAATATGAAATTTCACTTCTCGGCCCCAATTCACTTGGATTCATAAATGCCGGTTCCGGGCTCAATGTTTCTTTTGCCAGTAATATGCCGCCGGCAGGGAATATAGCTTTCTTTTCACAATCCGGCGCACTCTGCGCAACCGTAATGGACTGGGCTCTGTCCAGTGGAAGAGGATTTTCAAAATTTATAAGTCTCGGCAATAAGTCCGTTCTGGATGAAGCTGCTGTTCTGGAATATCTGGGCAGTGATCCTGATACCAGGGTTATTCTCGGATATATAGAAAATGTGGAGAGCGGGCGCAGGTTTATGGAGCAGGCCCGAAAAGTGGCTATGAAAAAGCCGATTATAATGCTCAAGTCCGGGATAACCCCGGCCGGAGCAAGAGCGGCCTCAGCTCACACCGGAGCCGTATCCGGTTCGGACCGTGCTTATGACGCAGCTTTCAGGCAATCCGGGGTTGTCAGGGGTGGCAGGCTTGAGGAATTGTTCAGTCTTGCCAAAGCGTTTTCCATGCAGACAGCTCCTAAGGGGTCCAATCTGGCTATTGTTACCAATGCCGGGGGGCCGGGTATTCTTGCCGCTGACGCCTGTGGTGAGTCCTGCCTGCGTATGGCCAGACTTTCCTTTGATACCATTGGGGAATTGCAGAGAATTCTGCCGGGTTATGCTTCCTTGTATAATCCTGTGGATATTTTAAGAGATGCTGATGCTGAACGGTATGGGATTGTTTCTTCTCTTGTTGTGAATGATCCTATGGTTCATGCTGTGCTGATAGTTATTTCACCCGCCGGATGTCTTGATCCGGCCGAAACAGCTAGAGCTGTAGTCAAAGCTGTTTCTGAAGCAGGAAAACCGGTTTTCTGTTGTTTAATGGGACGCGGTGGAACTGCTGAAGCAAGATCTGTTTTAGTAAATGCGGGGATTCCTGTTTACGATTTTCCCAAGCCGGCAGTGAGGGCGATGGAAAGTCTGCACAGGTATTCTCTATGGAAAAGCGGCAGCGTTAGGGTTTGCGAGGAACCTGAGCGTGATATCGAAAGTGCCGCAGAGGTCATAAGCAAAGCTGTCCGTACAGGACATTCTGAAATTGTTGAATTTCAGGCCCGTGAGTTGCTTAAGGCTTATGGCCTGTCTACTCCTGAATCAGGCCTTGCAAGATGCGGAGATGATGCAGTCGCCATTGCTTCTGAGATAGGATACCCGGTTGTTTTGAAGATCGCTTCCCCGGATATTCCGCATAAAAGTGATGTTGCCGGTGTTGTTGTAAACCTGAATACCCCTGATGAAATCCGCAAGGCTTTCTGGGACATCACAGCCAGAGCACAGCGTCTTATGCCTGACGCTTATATTGCCGGCTGTCTTGTCCAGCAGATGGCTCCTTTTGATTCACGAGAGGTTGTCATAAGCTTTAAGAGGGATGAACAGTTCGGGCCACTGGTCATGTTCGGTCTTGGTGGTGTATATGTTGATATACTCAAGGACGTATCATTCAGGCTTGCTCCGCTGACAAGGGAGGACGCCTCCGCAATGATCAGAGAGATCAAATCCTATATGCTTCTGAAAGGGGTTCGGGGTGGCAGTCCTGTTAATTTTGACGCCATAATAGATGTATTGCTTAAGATTTCTTCCCTGGCAATGGATTTTCCGGATGTCTGCGAGGCCGAGTTCAATCCTGTGCTTGTCTGCCGGGATTCGGCTCTTGTCGCTGACATACGGATAACTGTAAGGATGGGCGGTTATCCTGAATACAAGGTGGAATCAGTTTAA